Proteins from a single region of Runella sp. SP2:
- a CDS encoding RNA polymerase sigma factor gives MAKVSLQEEFLRLITTQQKLIHSLCSLYFSQSEDRKDMFQEIVLQLWKSFPSFKHQSKESTWIYRIALNTIFTKLRKDKSRPKNEPYSDDVYQISEATNSLELTQATQELYLAIEQLSDLDKAIITLYLEEYSYDEIASILTLSRTNVSTRINRIKAKLERILKTNGHEFR, from the coding sequence GTGGCAAAAGTTTCGTTGCAGGAAGAATTTTTACGGCTAATAACTACCCAGCAAAAGCTAATTCATAGCCTTTGCAGCCTTTATTTTTCCCAAAGCGAAGACCGAAAAGACATGTTTCAGGAAATCGTTCTTCAGCTTTGGAAGTCATTTCCTTCGTTTAAACATCAGTCCAAAGAATCCACTTGGATATATCGAATTGCGCTTAATACCATCTTTACGAAGCTGCGAAAGGATAAGTCGCGCCCAAAAAACGAGCCTTATTCGGACGATGTGTATCAGATTTCGGAGGCAACCAATTCGCTCGAACTAACGCAAGCCACCCAGGAACTTTACTTAGCTATTGAGCAACTTTCCGATTTGGATAAGGCCATCATTACGCTTTATTTGGAAGAATATAGCTACGACGAAATCGCAAGTATTTTGACCTTGAGTCGCACCAATGTCAGTACCAGAATCAATCGAATTAAAGCAAAACTCGAACGAATTTTAAAAACCAATGGCCATGAATTTAGATGA
- the lgt gene encoding prolipoprotein diacylglyceryl transferase yields the protein MLAYIIWDIYPDLITIDFLGKTLPIHWYSLLFAFSFLVGKSLITFIFQTEKVDASKADSLLIYVAVATVIGARLGHYLFYEWELLFSQPKEWLLSLVSLPFFGLASHGAIISIILALILYSRKAGNPSFLWLADRIVIAVALGGALIRTGNLFNSEIYGKPTDMPWGFVFVHETDFRLLPLVPRHPTQLYEAFFCLFLFALTFYLWKQKRQALPEGTILGLFLMLLFGFRFMVEFLKNPQEDFENEMIVNMGQWLSLPAILMGIFVLVYSQKRRVTAVWDK from the coding sequence ATGTTGGCATATATCATTTGGGATATTTATCCCGACCTCATCACTATTGACTTTTTGGGAAAGACTTTACCGATTCATTGGTATAGTTTGTTGTTTGCTTTTAGCTTTTTGGTAGGAAAATCGCTGATTACCTTCATTTTTCAAACCGAAAAAGTGGACGCCTCCAAAGCCGATTCTTTGTTGATTTATGTAGCAGTTGCTACCGTCATCGGTGCTCGTTTGGGGCATTATTTATTCTACGAATGGGAGCTTCTTTTTTCCCAACCCAAGGAATGGTTGTTGTCGTTGGTGAGCCTGCCTTTCTTCGGCTTGGCCAGCCACGGGGCTATTATCTCCATTATTTTGGCCTTGATTCTTTACAGTCGGAAGGCAGGTAACCCTTCATTTTTATGGTTGGCTGATCGGATTGTCATTGCGGTTGCGTTAGGAGGGGCGTTGATTCGAACTGGAAATTTGTTCAATTCCGAAATTTATGGCAAACCTACCGACATGCCTTGGGGATTTGTTTTTGTCCACGAAACTGACTTTCGTTTATTGCCCCTCGTTCCCCGCCATCCTACCCAACTCTACGAAGCCTTTTTCTGCCTATTTTTATTCGCATTGACTTTTTATTTATGGAAACAAAAAAGGCAAGCATTGCCAGAAGGAACCATTTTAGGGTTGTTTTTGATGTTGCTTTTTGGCTTTCGTTTTATGGTTGAATTTCTTAAAAATCCACAGGAAGATTTTGAAAATGAGATGATTGTAAATATGGGGCAATGGCTCAGTTTACCTGCTATTTTGATGGGAATCTTTGTGCTGGTTTATTCCCAAAAGCGACGAGTGACTGCTGTGTGGGATAAGTAG
- a CDS encoding ExeM/NucH family extracellular endonuclease yields the protein MFTTQITVFSQTSFTKGNIVIVQVGDGAASLGGTGTATFLKEYTTSGTAVQSISLPTTVIGVNKRLVLSGSATSEGALTRSVDFKYLTVAGYDAEVGTANIASSASSTINRTIARIKYDGTIDASTGLTDGFSGSNIRSVVTTNGTDFWVAGTASSASNAGARYTTLGATTSTQLSTTVTNIRNIDIINNQLYVSHSSGAANIKIATVGTGTPTTSGQTLTGLPGIPTALTPYGFFFVDLDASVAGPDVLYVADDSGGLKKFSLVSGTWTANGSISGTYRGIVATVNAGSVTLYATGNSTLVSFVDNSGYNGTLSGTVTTLVTAPNNTAFRGIAFAPYDDAAVVVPNLSINDVTVTEGNVGTTTMTFTVTLSSPAPAGGVTFDIATADNTATAANNDYVSQSLTAQTIAEGETTKTFSVTINGDTDGESNETFFVNITNVTGANVSDAQGLGTITNDDVNCATPTLISTIQGTGATTSFSGTQVIRGIVVGDFQNTGGVTRLGGFYVQEEDADSDGNPNTAEGIFVFQGSGVPAVDVQVGDLVCVSGTVAEFTSGTSSSLTQLTNPIISIVSSGNPLPTPQNVQLPITNVADWERYEGMRVVIKAASGNLAVTDHFTLGRFGQLTLSSGGGNNQPGTDARLDQYTQFNAPSVSGYATHQEENAKRIIILDDGQGSQNLDPIIFGRGGNPLSASNTLRTGDEVEELAGVLDHRFEGYRIQTLTSPNFIATNARPATPPSLGAATLKVGSANILNYFNGNGAGGGFPTSRGADNLNEFNRQRDKIINGIVTGGADVVGLMELEDDGDGPASAIQDLVNGLNAATASGTYDFVRSGDIATDQITVGMIYKPAAVELVGTSAAIPLNYGTGSYLSVGRSSLAQTIRQKSNGAVFTLVVNHFKSKGSSSGGTGDADANDGQGLSNGTRTRQAQDLLAWLATKPTSTNDPDYLLIGDFNAYAKEEPMTTFASSGYSNLLNPTSYSYLFGGEFGSLDHALGSSSLTSQVTGAEKWHINADEPTSLDYNLEFKSVNHQTSLYSNDVFRSSDHDPILIGLNLCADPTITLSSAVGSNVQTVCATTAITPITYAIGGGGTGATVSGLPDGVTGIFNAGVFTISGSPTTAVGSPFNYTVTTSGGCSPAVTATGTITVDPVHTLTLTSATATSNQTLCIDNGITAITYSIGGGATNATVSGLPTGVTGAVTAGVLTINGTPSVSGTFSYTIVTSGNSCNTASGSGTIVVNPNHVINLTSVPTTTTQTVCVNTPITDITYGFDGGATGATVNGLPNGVTANVVGKVLTITGTPTQSGSFNYTIITTGNNCITASATGSMTISPAHTLTLTSAAATENQTVCINTPMVPITYTLGGGATNATVTGLPDGITSLLSGNVLTISGTPTNSGSSNYSIVTTGNSCAVANGAGTIKVNTKPSVAISYVGIPLEEGKTLELCDADSNPVNSLQFSVSTSCVSGSTFWRVQAGNGAWSDWSTTAPTSQPSNNQPYRYQAACSDVTCTTTVTGTYTLTINYRAAVPQNVSLLVDGVTVAAGETKEVCSSPANTLTFNATCGAGEILLYSVDGGEYSAGIPQALIDNQFHNYRVRCRQAGGTGSCVESESGVMRLKLVTIPATPTASLSATGSCNSSASFSGQSTCGSLKTIWYNATTNIALPNLPTTVPTETTSYYARCQTENGCVSEKSNVVTFTVSPTQVAPVVTASQQIVCMGTSVTITANCPAGSTTSWNTGINTPSFEVAFNNVTKQTYWAKCIFEGGCQSAESARIDVYWNAFAVTLINIGESKSAVKTNDRSAWTSQFITRDGGPELEQSTQQNPTLYFVENANKIAPRYWTINVEACGLGTDGSLTFDMLATPEMGVVRSFNTHENNAPYFMYANREGWTELYAQNHPAYGFYQDNGSGQNVYDAGLPKGLYKLGIRYWDMKGWGSIYPATRKAQGNVLAYQEYWFRIQSKDGVGIGAARAAENGQQISDNGTFATVMPNPISNVLRLKVQNSKGQSVQTSLTDVTGREVLSRSFVAETHAHLEEMETKGLETGVYLLKVSTSDKHTTLKVVKLP from the coding sequence ATGTTTACTACTCAAATAACGGTATTTTCTCAAACTTCATTTACAAAAGGAAATATTGTAATCGTGCAAGTGGGAGACGGGGCAGCATCACTAGGTGGTACTGGAACGGCCACATTTTTAAAAGAATACACTACTTCAGGAACAGCCGTTCAGTCTATTTCTTTACCCACTACTGTTATTGGGGTAAATAAACGCCTTGTTTTATCAGGATCCGCTACTTCAGAAGGTGCATTGACGCGTTCTGTTGATTTTAAATACTTAACAGTGGCAGGTTATGATGCTGAAGTCGGAACAGCAAATATTGCTTCCTCAGCTTCAAGTACTATTAATCGAACAATTGCAAGAATAAAATATGATGGTACGATTGATGCTTCTACTGGGCTAACAGATGGGTTTAGTGGAAGTAATATTCGTTCGGTTGTAACAACTAACGGTACAGATTTTTGGGTAGCTGGTACAGCTTCTTCAGCCTCTAATGCAGGCGCACGCTATACTACCTTAGGAGCCACTACCTCAACGCAATTAAGTACCACCGTTACAAACATACGTAATATTGATATTATTAATAATCAACTTTATGTATCTCACTCTTCTGGTGCAGCCAACATTAAAATTGCAACAGTAGGAACAGGTACTCCAACTACGAGTGGACAAACTTTGACTGGCCTTCCAGGCATTCCTACCGCTCTCACTCCTTATGGTTTCTTTTTTGTTGACCTCGATGCTTCAGTTGCTGGACCTGATGTCTTGTACGTTGCTGATGACTCAGGGGGATTGAAGAAATTTTCACTTGTAAGTGGCACTTGGACTGCCAACGGTTCTATTTCAGGAACGTATCGAGGCATAGTAGCAACGGTCAATGCAGGTAGCGTTACATTGTATGCTACTGGTAACTCCACTTTGGTGAGTTTTGTTGATAATTCAGGTTATAACGGCACCCTATCAGGAACAGTGACAACACTCGTTACTGCTCCTAATAATACTGCATTCAGAGGAATCGCCTTCGCGCCATATGACGATGCGGCAGTAGTGGTTCCTAACCTGTCTATCAATGACGTAACAGTTACTGAAGGGAATGTTGGAACGACTACCATGACATTTACGGTGACGCTTTCTTCTCCAGCACCCGCAGGTGGAGTTACTTTTGACATTGCAACCGCCGATAACACCGCTACTGCTGCCAACAATGATTACGTAAGTCAATCGCTAACAGCACAAACCATTGCCGAAGGAGAAACGACTAAAACATTTTCAGTGACAATCAATGGTGATACAGATGGGGAATCGAATGAGACATTCTTTGTCAACATCACAAATGTTACAGGAGCAAATGTAAGTGATGCCCAAGGTCTTGGAACCATAACCAACGATGACGTTAACTGCGCCACGCCAACCTTAATTTCTACCATTCAGGGAACAGGGGCTACCACTTCATTTTCAGGTACGCAAGTTATTCGTGGGATAGTTGTGGGTGATTTTCAAAACACAGGAGGGGTTACTCGCTTAGGTGGTTTCTACGTGCAAGAAGAAGACGCTGATTCTGACGGAAATCCAAACACCGCCGAAGGTATCTTTGTATTCCAAGGCAGCGGAGTCCCAGCAGTAGATGTACAAGTAGGTGATTTGGTATGTGTGTCAGGTACTGTGGCAGAATTTACCTCAGGTACTTCAAGTAGTTTGACTCAATTAACCAATCCCATTATTTCTATCGTAAGCTCAGGCAACCCACTTCCTACGCCTCAAAATGTACAATTACCCATCACTAATGTCGCTGATTGGGAACGGTACGAAGGAATGCGCGTTGTAATAAAAGCAGCATCTGGAAACTTAGCCGTTACTGACCATTTTACTTTGGGGCGTTTTGGGCAACTTACATTATCTTCGGGTGGTGGCAACAATCAACCTGGCACTGATGCCCGCTTAGACCAATATACCCAGTTCAATGCACCGAGTGTATCTGGATATGCTACTCATCAGGAAGAAAATGCAAAGCGTATAATTATCCTAGATGATGGCCAAGGTTCACAAAACCTTGACCCGATTATTTTTGGGAGAGGCGGTAATCCATTGAGTGCTTCAAATACCCTTCGTACGGGCGACGAAGTCGAAGAACTTGCGGGTGTCCTCGACCATCGTTTTGAAGGGTATCGTATCCAAACCTTGACCAGTCCTAACTTTATTGCTACCAATGCTCGCCCTGCAACGCCACCTTCACTAGGGGCTGCAACACTCAAAGTAGGAAGTGCCAATATCCTTAACTATTTCAATGGCAACGGAGCTGGCGGCGGTTTCCCTACTTCTCGTGGTGCTGATAACCTCAATGAATTTAACCGTCAACGGGATAAGATTATCAATGGTATTGTAACAGGCGGTGCTGATGTGGTAGGTTTGATGGAATTGGAAGATGATGGCGACGGCCCCGCTAGTGCCATTCAAGACCTTGTCAACGGACTCAACGCTGCCACGGCCAGTGGTACATACGATTTTGTTCGCTCAGGAGATATTGCAACCGACCAAATTACAGTTGGAATGATTTACAAACCTGCGGCGGTAGAATTGGTTGGTACTTCTGCAGCGATTCCTCTCAATTATGGCACAGGTTCATACCTTTCTGTGGGGCGTAGTTCTTTGGCTCAAACCATTCGTCAAAAATCAAACGGCGCCGTTTTTACGTTGGTTGTCAACCACTTTAAATCAAAAGGCTCAAGCTCGGGTGGAACAGGCGATGCTGATGCCAACGACGGGCAGGGCTTGTCTAATGGCACTCGTACTCGTCAAGCCCAAGATTTACTAGCTTGGTTAGCGACAAAACCAACAAGCACCAACGACCCCGACTATTTACTCATTGGTGACTTTAATGCTTATGCCAAAGAAGAGCCAATGACGACTTTTGCTTCAAGTGGATACAGCAACTTGTTAAATCCTACTTCTTATTCTTATTTGTTTGGGGGTGAATTTGGTTCGCTTGACCACGCTTTGGGTAGTTCTAGTCTAACAAGTCAGGTAACTGGCGCTGAAAAGTGGCACATCAATGCCGACGAACCTACCTCATTAGATTATAACCTTGAATTTAAATCAGTAAACCATCAAACAAGTTTGTACAGTAATGACGTTTTCCGCTCATCGGATCACGACCCAATTCTGATCGGATTGAACCTTTGTGCTGATCCAACGATTACACTTTCGTCAGCAGTAGGTAGTAATGTGCAAACAGTTTGTGCCACAACTGCCATCACACCCATTACCTACGCCATCGGTGGCGGTGGAACGGGTGCGACCGTTTCAGGTCTCCCTGATGGCGTAACAGGAATTTTCAATGCAGGTGTCTTCACCATTAGTGGCAGTCCAACCACTGCCGTGGGTAGTCCGTTCAATTATACCGTAACTACTTCGGGCGGTTGTTCTCCAGCTGTCACAGCCACAGGAACCATTACCGTCGATCCAGTTCATACGTTGACACTTACTTCGGCCACGGCTACTTCTAATCAAACACTTTGTATTGATAATGGCATCACAGCCATTACGTACTCAATTGGTGGAGGAGCAACCAATGCCACCGTTTCTGGCCTACCAACAGGAGTCACTGGCGCTGTTACAGCAGGTGTGTTAACCATTAATGGTACACCATCTGTTAGTGGCACTTTTAGCTACACTATTGTAACATCAGGAAATAGTTGTAATACAGCAAGTGGCTCGGGCACCATCGTTGTTAACCCTAATCACGTTATTAACCTTACCTCCGTTCCTACAACTACCACTCAAACTGTCTGTGTAAATACGCCAATTACTGACATTACCTACGGATTTGATGGTGGAGCAACGGGAGCAACCGTAAATGGTTTACCAAACGGAGTGACAGCAAACGTTGTTGGCAAAGTCCTAACAATTACTGGAACACCCACACAAAGTGGTAGTTTTAACTACACTATCATTACAACGGGAAACAATTGTATAACAGCTAGTGCAACTGGCTCTATGACAATTTCTCCAGCACATACATTGACACTTACTTCGGCCGCGGCTACTGAAAACCAAACCGTTTGTATCAATACCCCTATGGTACCCATTACTTATACGTTAGGCGGAGGTGCTACAAACGCTACCGTAACTGGTTTACCTGACGGCATTACAAGCTTGCTCAGTGGAAACGTACTTACCATTAGTGGAACACCTACCAACAGCGGTAGCTCAAATTATAGCATCGTGACCACGGGCAATAGCTGTGCCGTGGCCAATGGCGCAGGTACGATTAAAGTAAATACCAAACCTTCCGTGGCTATTTCTTACGTGGGCATTCCGTTGGAAGAAGGTAAAACACTCGAACTTTGCGACGCTGACAGTAATCCAGTTAACAGTTTGCAGTTTTCAGTTTCCACATCTTGCGTTTCGGGTTCAACATTTTGGCGCGTTCAGGCGGGCAACGGAGCTTGGAGCGATTGGTCAACAACAGCTCCTACGTCTCAACCATCCAACAACCAACCCTACCGCTACCAAGCGGCGTGCTCAGACGTGACTTGTACAACGACCGTGACAGGAACCTACACCTTGACCATAAATTACCGCGCTGCTGTTCCACAAAATGTGTCTTTGCTAGTCGATGGAGTAACTGTGGCCGCAGGTGAGACAAAAGAAGTCTGTAGTTCGCCAGCCAATACTTTGACTTTTAACGCTACTTGCGGTGCGGGCGAAATCCTTCTTTATTCAGTAGATGGTGGCGAATACAGTGCAGGAATCCCCCAAGCATTAATCGACAATCAGTTTCATAACTACCGCGTCCGTTGCCGCCAAGCTGGTGGAACTGGTTCTTGCGTAGAAAGCGAATCGGGAGTAATGCGCTTAAAATTAGTGACCATCCCAGCCACTCCTACAGCATCATTATCTGCTACAGGAAGTTGTAATTCTTCAGCAAGTTTCAGTGGTCAGTCAACTTGTGGTAGCTTAAAAACCATTTGGTACAATGCCACTACAAACATCGCATTGCCTAACTTACCTACCACAGTTCCTACCGAAACTACCTCTTATTATGCCCGTTGTCAAACCGAAAACGGCTGTGTCAGCGAGAAAAGTAACGTAGTCACCTTTACAGTTTCGCCTACTCAGGTTGCCCCTGTAGTGACTGCGTCTCAGCAGATTGTGTGTATGGGAACTTCCGTAACTATAACAGCCAATTGCCCAGCGGGAAGCACCACTTCTTGGAACACAGGCATAAATACGCCAAGCTTTGAAGTAGCCTTTAACAATGTAACCAAACAAACCTACTGGGCGAAATGTATCTTTGAAGGAGGCTGTCAAAGCGCCGAAAGTGCACGAATCGACGTTTACTGGAATGCTTTTGCGGTGACACTCATCAACATTGGTGAATCAAAATCGGCCGTTAAAACCAACGACCGTTCGGCATGGACGAGCCAGTTTATCACCCGAGACGGCGGTCCAGAATTAGAACAGAGTACGCAGCAAAACCCGACTTTGTATTTTGTGGAGAATGCCAACAAAATCGCGCCCCGCTACTGGACCATCAATGTGGAAGCTTGTGGTTTGGGCACAGATGGTTCGTTGACGTTTGATATGTTAGCAACTCCCGAAATGGGCGTGGTTCGTTCGTTTAACACCCACGAAAACAACGCCCCTTATTTCATGTACGCCAACCGCGAGGGCTGGACCGAACTTTATGCCCAAAACCATCCTGCCTATGGATTTTACCAAGACAACGGTAGCGGACAAAACGTGTATGACGCTGGTTTGCCAAAAGGATTGTATAAGTTAGGTATTCGCTATTGGGATATGAAAGGCTGGGGAAGTATTTACCCCGCTACGCGTAAGGCCCAAGGCAACGTGCTTGCTTACCAAGAATATTGGTTCCGTATCCAATCGAAAGATGGTGTAGGTATTGGAGCAGCTAGGGCAGCAGAGAACGGGCAACAGATAAGCGATAACGGGACTTTCGCAACAGTGATGCCTAATCCAATTTCAAACGTTCTTCGCTTAAAAGTACAAAATAGCAAAGGTCAATCGGTGCAAACCAGCTTAACAGACGTTACAGGCCGTGAAGTGTTAAGTCGCTCGTTTGTGGCTGAAACTCACGCTCACTTGGAAGAGATGGAAACAAAAGGGCTCGAAACGGGCGTTTATCTTTTGAAAGTTTCTACTTCGGACAAGCACACTACGCTTAAAGTAGTGAAGCTACCGTAA
- a CDS encoding TonB-dependent receptor — protein sequence MKYLICTLFSWGVLGQVLWAQKAVINGKVTEKMSGAVVGASVTLKGTVRGVQTNANGEFVIKGLKEGSYTVLVTSVGFVKKEVSVSVQENEVKTLAFELEEETYTLKDVHVVTSRGVKGNEHLAEVEGYSINATKKNELIVLNNLNANLAMNNSRQIFARTPGISIWENDGSGVQLGVASRGLSPNRSWEFNTRMNGYDITPDPMGYPEAYYTPPMEVVDRIEIVRGASSLQYGSQFGGLMNFILRKPDISTRFTVESQNTTGSNGLFSTFNYVGGTEGRLSYTAYYQKRLGNGWRNHSRFNTDHAHVELSYAVSNKLKIGAEATYMMTEIQQAGGLTDAQFKADARQSLRSRNWFSTPWFIPSINAEYIFNTKTKVSFKGFSTIAERNSVGNVRPITETDVLTATRQVDRDFYTTLGAELRLLTDYKWLGKENTLAAGLRYFRGKIDRKQQGRGTNGTTMDFELSEGDYPRNLDFANVNKAAFLENIFRFNKRFLMTAGVRVESIRSTMEGQFGLSNSTPVLLNPISRSRQFLLFGTGFEYHVSPQSEFYSNISQAYRPVLISDLTPPATTDVIDENLQDARGYNFDFGYRGKVGNYLNFDIDYFYVNYNNRIGTITQTNATGQLYQFRTNLGRSVSQGLEGYAEFNPIAAFLKQSKIGYLSIFASVAYINATYRDFKTTSVVNGQIVETNLAGKRVENAPRTINRFGITYSKKGFSATWQLSDIGKAYADAGNTEVPNAAATTGVIPAYQVQDLSANYKFLKHYNVKAGVNNLTDARYFTRRAGGYPGPGLMPADGRTFYLSAGVKF from the coding sequence ATGAAATATTTGATTTGTACACTTTTTAGTTGGGGAGTTTTGGGGCAGGTGCTATGGGCTCAAAAAGCGGTTATTAACGGAAAAGTGACAGAGAAAATGTCAGGCGCGGTCGTAGGAGCCAGCGTAACTTTGAAGGGCACGGTTAGAGGAGTCCAAACAAATGCCAACGGGGAGTTTGTCATTAAAGGGCTCAAAGAGGGTAGCTACACTGTATTGGTAACAAGTGTAGGATTTGTAAAAAAGGAAGTAAGTGTATCGGTTCAGGAAAATGAAGTAAAAACACTCGCCTTCGAACTAGAGGAAGAAACGTACACCCTAAAAGATGTTCATGTGGTGACAAGCCGAGGGGTAAAAGGCAACGAACACCTAGCTGAAGTTGAAGGGTATAGCATCAACGCAACCAAAAAAAATGAGCTAATCGTTTTAAATAACCTTAATGCCAATTTGGCAATGAATAACAGTCGCCAAATTTTTGCCCGTACTCCTGGCATCAGTATTTGGGAAAATGATGGCTCGGGAGTGCAGCTTGGGGTCGCTTCACGAGGCCTAAGCCCTAATCGTTCTTGGGAATTTAATACCCGTATGAATGGCTATGATATTACGCCCGACCCAATGGGCTACCCCGAGGCTTATTATACTCCTCCCATGGAAGTCGTTGATAGGATTGAGATTGTCAGAGGCGCTTCTTCCCTTCAATACGGTTCGCAATTTGGGGGACTGATGAACTTTATTCTACGCAAGCCCGACATATCAACACGCTTTACGGTAGAATCACAAAACACGACTGGGAGCAATGGACTATTCAGTACGTTCAACTACGTAGGAGGTACCGAAGGACGCCTCAGCTACACTGCTTATTACCAAAAACGCCTAGGAAATGGCTGGAGAAACCACAGTCGCTTCAATACAGACCACGCTCACGTAGAATTGAGCTACGCCGTTTCAAATAAACTAAAGATTGGTGCCGAAGCTACGTACATGATGACGGAAATACAACAGGCAGGAGGTCTTACCGATGCTCAGTTTAAAGCCGACGCTCGCCAAAGTCTCCGCTCACGTAACTGGTTTAGTACGCCTTGGTTTATTCCCAGTATAAACGCTGAGTATATTTTTAATACCAAAACAAAGGTAAGTTTCAAAGGCTTCTCTACCATCGCCGAACGCAATAGTGTCGGCAATGTACGTCCTATCACGGAGACTGATGTTCTTACTGCTACTCGACAAGTTGATAGAGATTTTTACACAACCCTCGGGGCTGAATTGCGTCTTTTAACAGATTACAAATGGCTGGGTAAAGAAAATACGTTGGCAGCTGGACTTCGCTATTTTCGAGGTAAAATTGACCGAAAACAACAAGGTCGCGGTACCAATGGCACTACGATGGATTTTGAACTTTCGGAAGGCGACTATCCAAGAAACTTAGATTTTGCCAACGTTAATAAAGCCGCTTTCTTAGAAAATATTTTCCGATTTAATAAACGCTTTTTGATGACTGCGGGGGTGAGAGTTGAAAGCATTCGTTCAACAATGGAAGGGCAATTTGGTCTATCCAATTCGACTCCTGTTTTGCTAAACCCTATCTCCCGCTCTCGCCAATTTCTATTGTTTGGCACAGGCTTTGAGTACCACGTTTCGCCGCAATCAGAATTCTATAGTAATATTTCACAGGCGTATCGTCCTGTCTTAATCTCGGATTTGACTCCACCTGCTACGACCGACGTTATCGACGAAAATTTACAGGACGCTCGGGGGTATAATTTTGACTTTGGATATCGCGGTAAAGTAGGGAATTATCTGAATTTTGACATAGATTATTTTTATGTCAACTACAATAACCGCATTGGAACGATTACTCAAACCAATGCGACAGGGCAGCTGTATCAGTTTAGAACCAATCTTGGCCGTTCGGTGAGTCAGGGACTAGAGGGCTATGCCGAGTTTAACCCAATAGCAGCCTTCTTAAAACAATCAAAAATAGGCTATTTAAGTATCTTTGCATCAGTAGCTTACATCAATGCAACATACCGTGATTTTAAAACAACATCGGTCGTTAATGGCCAAATAGTTGAAACAAACCTAGCAGGTAAGAGAGTTGAAAATGCCCCACGTACCATCAATCGTTTTGGAATTACGTATTCCAAAAAAGGATTTTCGGCGACATGGCAACTTAGCGACATTGGCAAAGCCTACGCTGATGCGGGTAATACTGAGGTACCTAACGCAGCCGCGACAACTGGTGTTATTCCTGCTTATCAAGTGCAGGATTTGTCGGCAAATTATAAATTTTTAAAGCATTACAATGTGAAAGCTGGTGTTAACAACCTGACAGATGCTCGTTATTTTACGCGTCGCGCGGGCGGGTACCCTGGCCCTGGTCTGATGCCAGCCGATGGACGTACTTTTTACCTAAGCGCAGGAGTTAAGTTCTAG
- a CDS encoding DUF2200 domain-containing protein gives MNNTRVYKMAFAGVYPHYVQKVEKKGRSKEELHQVIQWLTGYDEATLQKVLDERTDFETFFAQAPLMNPNANKITGVICGHRIEDIEDPLMQKIRYLDKLVDELAKGKAIEKILRK, from the coding sequence ATGAACAATACCCGAGTTTATAAAATGGCTTTTGCGGGCGTCTATCCGCATTATGTTCAGAAAGTTGAGAAGAAAGGACGTAGCAAAGAAGAATTGCACCAAGTCATTCAGTGGCTAACAGGCTACGACGAGGCTACCCTTCAAAAAGTGCTTGATGAACGCACTGATTTTGAAACGTTTTTTGCTCAAGCCCCTTTGATGAACCCCAATGCTAATAAAATCACGGGGGTTATTTGTGGACATCGAATCGAAGATATTGAAGACCCTTTGATGCAAAAAATTCGCTATTTGGACAAACTCGTGGATGAACTGGCGAAGGGCAAAGCGATTGAGAAAATATTAAGGAAATAA